In the Theobroma cacao cultivar B97-61/B2 chromosome 1, Criollo_cocoa_genome_V2, whole genome shotgun sequence genome, one interval contains:
- the LOC18614357 gene encoding DNA ligase 1: protein MSRRKSKGEIEYTMAKRRISNSESEESESEEKLSEEEEEEEEEVKPKRKQQDISEYEKQRLSRIAENRARMEALGLSKMASFLMGSSRNSSKLKGKRKVVEDDEDYRPNDEEDHDDDDNDDKLDDDYDDEEDFRSKKTPQSRKNKVKNKGSKPKRKAPVLKHLSSSDCVDDDDELMKAIALSLQDSGEVSGAVQADVQDATFTGRKGNARLKKKKSFTSRVQMTEDEMVVHFFQFDEAGKGGISMRDLRRVAIAHDFIWTDKELSDMIHCFDVDRDGKLNLDDFRKIVSRCNMLQTSDNS, encoded by the exons ATGTCGCGCCGGAAATCTAAAGGGGAAATAGAATATACAATGGCGAAACGCAGAATCTCGAATTCTGAATCAGAAGAGAGTGAAAGTGAAGAGAAGCTAagcgaagaagaagaagaagaagaagaagaagtaaagCCCAAGCGAAAACAGCAGGATATATCAGAATACGAGAAGCAGAGGCTATCGAGAATTGCAGAGAACAGAGCCAGAATGGAGGCTCTGGGTCTGTCCAAAATGGCTTCTTTTTTGATGGGTTCGTCGCGGAATTCGAGTAAGCTTAAAGGAAAGCGCAAGGTCGTTGAGGATGATGAAGATTACAGGCCCAATGATGAGGAAGACCATGACGACGATGATAATGATGATAAACTTGatgatgattatgatgatgagGAGGACTTTCGGAGTAAGAAAACGCCTCAGTCTCGTAAAAACAAG GTGAAGAATAAAGGCTCAAAACCTAAGAGGAAAGCTCCTGTTCTAAAACATTTGAGTAGTTCAGATtgtgttgatgatgatgatgaattgatgaAG GCAATTGCTCTGTCTCTGCAAGATTCTGGTGAAGTTTCAGGTGCTGTACAAGCAGATGTGCAAGATGCTACTTTCACTGGAAGAAAGGGGAATGCTcgattaaagaagaaaaaatcg TTCACCAGTCGGGTGCAGATGACTGAGGATGAAATGGTTGTGCACTTCTTTCAGTTTGATG AAGCTGGAAAAGGAGGCATTTCTATGAGAGATTTACGAAGAGTAGCTATTGCACATGATTTTATTTGGACAGATAAGGAGCTGTCTGATATGATCCATTGCTTTGATGTCGACAGAGATGGGAAG CTAAATCTTGATGATTTCCGGAAGATTGTCAGCAGATGCAACATGTTACAAACATCTGATAATTCTTAA
- the LOC18614358 gene encoding vesicle-associated protein 1-2: protein MSTGELLSIEPQELQFPFELRKQISCSLNLSNKTDNYVAFKVKTTNPKKYCVRPNTGVVLPRSTCNVIVTMQAQKETPPDMQCKDKFLLQSVVASPGATPKDITPEMFNKESGHHVEECKLRVVYVAPPRPPSPVREGSEEGSSPRASVSDNGSLNAAEFTAVSRAHVERHEPQDNSSDARSLISKLTEEKNSAVNLNNKLQQELDLLRREAKRSHGGIPFIYVILVGLVGIVLGYLLKRT from the exons ATGAGCACCGGCGAACTTCTCAGCATCGAGCCTCAAGAGCTCCAGTTTCCCT TTGAATTGAGGAAGCAGATCTCGTGTTCTCTAAACTTGTCCAACAAGACCGACAATTATGTGGCTTTTAAG GTCAAAACGACAAATCCAAAGAAGTACTGTGTAAGGCCTAACACTGGAGTTGTGCTGCCTAGGTCTACGTGCAACGTTATAG TTACAATGCAAGCTCAAAAGGAAACACCTCCTGATATGCAATGCAAGGATAAGTTTTTACTTCAGAGTGTGGTTGCTAGTCCTGGAGCTACACCAAAGGATATAACTCCAGAGATG TTCAATAAGGAATCTGGGCATCATGTTGAGGAGTGCAAGTTGAGGGTTGTTTATGTTGCTCCTCCACGACCTCCATCCCCAGTTCGAGAAGGATCTGAGGAAGGCTCTTCACCCAGGGCTTCAGTCTCAGACAATGGCAGCTTGAATGCTGCAGAATTTACAGCT GTGTCAAGAGCTCATGTTGAGCGGCATGAACCTCAAGATAACTCATCTGAT GCAAGATCTCTTATTTCCAAGCTAACTGAAGAGAAGAACTCTGCCGTTAATCTAAATAACAAGCTTCAGCAAGAACTG GATCTCTTGAGACGAGAAGCCAAAAGAAGTCATGGTGGTATTCCATTCATATATGTAATTCTTGTTGGCTTGGTTGGCATCGTTTTGGGATACCTCTTGAAAAGAACATGA
- the LOC18614359 gene encoding uncharacterized protein LOC18614359 — MNQGMSSLAQSPSTMSITRIPQAHSKSMQLLKASKVTHVRTVRHIHIRQSPVCCTKLSKWEPSPVTYAPTEKAGDNFLEKSSEIFESLRSDNRGESSAAKAEDLTDATNQPVVQLQFLKWPLWLLGPSLLLSTGMVPTLWLPISTIFLGPNVVSLLSLIGLDCIFNLGATLFLLMADYCARSKNLGQASKSKPPFSYQFWNIVATLTGLVIPLMILFGSQKGYLQPQLPFIPYAVLLGPYILLLSVQMLTEMLTWHWQSPVWLVTPVVYEAYRVLQLMRGLKLGAELSAPAWMMHTIRGLVCWWVLILGVQLMRVAWFAGFTARARQQQSSASADA, encoded by the coding sequence ATGAACCAAGGAATGTCTTCTCTGGCTCAATCTCCTTCTACCATGTCTATCACTAGAATTCCTCAGGCTCATTCCAAAAGCATGCAATTGTTGAAAGCCTCAAAGGTGACACATGTGCGCACCGTCCGTCATATCCACATTAGGCAGTCCCCTGTTTGCTGCACAAAGTTATCCAAGTGGGAACCTTCACCAGTCACATATGCTCCAACTGAGAAAGCAGGTGATAACTTCTTGGAAAAATCATCTGAAATATTTGAAAGTCTGCGTTCTGACAACAGAGGCGAATCTTCGGCAGCTAAAGCTGAAGATCTCACTGATGCAACTAATCAGCCAGTGGTACAGCTTCAGTTTCTTAAATGGCCATTGTGGTTGCTGGGCCCTTCTCTTCTCCTCAGCACAGGCATGGTACCCACTCTGTGGTTGCCAATATCTACCATATTCCTTGGCCCGAATGTGGTCAGTCTTCTTTCCTTGATTGGACTTGACTGCATCTTCAATCTGGGTGCAACCCTTTTTCTCCTCATGGCAGATTATTGTGCCCGGTCGAAGAACCTGGGACAAGCTTCCAAGAGCAAGCCTCCTTTCAGTTATCAGTTCTGGAACATAGTTGCAACTTTGACTGGACTTGTGATCCCCTTGATGATACTATTTGGATCCCAAAAGGGCTACCTCCAACCTCAGCTGCCTTTCATCCCATATGCAGTTCTATTGGGCCCCTACATTCTGCTTCTTTCAGTACAGATGCTGACTGAGATGTTGACATGGCATTGGCAGTCACCGGTTTGGTTGGTGACCCCAGTTGTGTATGAGGCTTACCGTGTGCTGCAGCTAATGAGGGGGTTGAAACTTGGGGCTGAACTCAGTGCACCAGCATGGATGATGCACACTATCAGGGGCCTGGTGTGCTGGTGGGTGCTTATCCTTGGCGTGCAACTCATGAGGGTTGCTTGGTTTGCTGGATTTACTGCTCGAGCTCGTCAACAGCAGTCTTCTGCTTCTGCTGATGCTTAA